The following are encoded in a window of Phaseolus vulgaris cultivar G19833 chromosome 3, P. vulgaris v2.0, whole genome shotgun sequence genomic DNA:
- the LOC137808490 gene encoding rac-like GTP-binding protein RHO1: protein MSATRFIKCVTVGDGAVGKTCLLISYTSNTFPTDYVPTVFDNFSANVVVNGATVNLGLWDTAGQEDYNRLRPLSYRGADVFILAFSLISKASYENVSKKWIPELKHYAPGVPIILVGTKLDLRDDKQFFVDHPGAVPITTAQGEELRKLINSPAYIECSSKSQENVKAVFDAAIRVVLQPPKQKKKKNKAQKACSIL from the exons ATGAGCGCTACTAGGTTCATCAAGTGTGTCACCGTTGGAGATGGAGCTGTTGGCAAAACTTGTTTGTTAATCTCCTATACCAGCAATACCTTCCCTACT GATTATGTGCCAACAGTTTTTGACAATTTCAGCGCAAATGTGGTTGTGAATGGAGCCACTGTTAATCTGGGATTGTGGGACACTGCTG GACAAGAGGATTACAACAGATTACGACCATTGAGTTATCGAGGTGCCGATGTTTTCATATTGGCTTTCTCTCTCATAAGCAAGGCCAGTTATGAAAATGTTTCCAAGAAG TGGATTCCAGAGTTAAAACATTATGCACCTGGTGTTCCCATTATTCTGGTTGGCACAAAGCTTG ATCTTCGAGATGATAAGCAGTTCTTCGTAGACCATCCAGGTGCTGTACCCATCACCACTGCTCAG GGGGAAGAACTTAGGAAGCTGATTAATTCACCTGCTTACATTGAATGCAGTTCAAAATCACAAGAG AATGTGAAAGCAGTGTTTGATGCAGCCATAAGAGTTGTTCTTCAGccaccaaaacaaaagaaaaagaagaataaagCACAAAAAGCCTGTTCAATATTGTGA